The Oryctolagus cuniculus chromosome 5, mOryCun1.1, whole genome shotgun sequence genome includes a region encoding these proteins:
- the LOC108177383 gene encoding large ribosomal subunit protein uL23-like: MAPKAKKEAPAPPKVEAKAKALKAKKAVLKGVHSHKKKKIRTSPTFRRPKTLRLRRQPKYPRKSAPRRNKLDHYAIIKFPLTTESAMKKIEDNNTLVFIVDVKANKHQIKQAVKKLYDIDVAKVNTLIRPDGEKKAYVWLAPDYDALDVANKIGII; encoded by the coding sequence atggcgccgaaggcgaagaaggaagctcctgcccctcctaaagtcgaagccaaagcgaaggccttgaaggccaagaaggcagtgctgaaaggcgtccacagccacaagaagaagaagatccgCACGTCCCCCACCTTCCGGCGGCCCAAGACGCTACGCCTCCGACGGCAGCCCAAATACCCTCGGAAGAGtgcccccaggagaaacaagcttgaccactatgccatcatcaagttccccctgaccacggagtcggccatgaagaagatagaagacaacaacacactggtgttcattgtggatgtcaaggccaacaagcaccagatcaaacaagctgtgaagaaactctatgacattgatgtggccaaagtcaacaccctgatcagaCCTGACGGAGAGAAGAAGGCGTATGTGTGGCTGGCTCCGGACTATGATGCTCTGGacgttgccaacaaaattgggatcatctga